The following are encoded in a window of Amphibacillus xylanus NBRC 15112 genomic DNA:
- a CDS encoding dihydrofolate reductase, which yields MLSMIFANDKNYLIGKDNWIPWDIPNDLGFFKAMTTGKTIIMGRKTFESFKKPLPNRHHVVLTRNRDFKAEGCDVFHHIDDVLAYIKQFEDQEVIVIGGAEIYVQFFPYADRLYITYIDHEFEGDTHLPKFDLSDWRLTSKEKGIKNAENPYDYYFLQYDRN from the coding sequence ATGCTGTCAATGATATTTGCCAACGATAAAAACTATCTAATTGGAAAAGACAATTGGATTCCGTGGGATATTCCTAATGACTTAGGATTCTTTAAAGCAATGACAACAGGTAAAACGATTATAATGGGTCGTAAAACGTTCGAATCATTTAAAAAACCATTACCAAATCGCCATCATGTTGTTTTAACAAGAAATCGTGATTTTAAAGCAGAAGGCTGTGATGTTTTCCATCATATTGATGATGTATTAGCATATATCAAACAATTTGAAGATCAAGAAGTTATCGTCATTGGTGGTGCGGAAATTTACGTGCAATTTTTCCCGTATGCGGATCGACTATATATCACATATATTGATCACGAATTTGAAGGTGATACTCATTTACCTAAGTTTGATTTGTCTGATTGGCGATTAACGTCTAAGGAAAAAGGTATAAAAAACGCTGAGAACCCTTATGATTATTACTTTTTACAGTATGATCGCAATTAA
- a CDS encoding YozE family protein, which yields MQSFYQYMMRYRGAQKASLERQLADWIYDDHGFPKHSTSYNEISDYLEWSSPFNEAINLFEKLWDDYIEVSQ from the coding sequence ATGCAATCATTTTACCAATATATGATGCGCTATCGTGGTGCGCAAAAAGCCTCTTTAGAGCGACAATTAGCCGATTGGATTTATGATGATCATGGATTTCCTAAACATAGTACTTCATATAATGAAATCAGTGATTATCTGGAATGGAGTAGTCCATTCAATGAAGCAATCAATTTGTTTGAGAAGTTGTGGGACGACTATATAGAAGTTAGTCAGTAA
- a CDS encoding exonuclease SbcCD subunit D: MVRILHTADWHLGKIVNGVHMTDDQSYVIEQFFQIIEDYKPDLIINAGDIYDRAIPPKEAVDLLDQTLTRLMTDFKIPTLMISGNHDSPDRLHFGSQLFRDHQLYIQSKFVLPIEPITIYDRFGPVHFYLIPYFEPADVQKYYPDEEITTHQIAMESVIQSIKESLNPNERHVCVAHAFLAGGMSSDSEDRLSMIGGSPYIEVSLFKDFNYVALGHLHQPQKISSDHIQYSGSLLKYSFSEANQTKSMTIIELDDQGEISLERIPLKPKHDLRVLTDYFDQLLNGPEYEASEDYLHIQLLDDGQILDPITQLRKKFPNILRLEKITKQSARGLNELERMKQRQKRSELELFEDFYFELTDQRLTEKRKQMLQSVINQINQKEREQ; encoded by the coding sequence ATGGTGCGTATCTTACATACTGCTGATTGGCATTTAGGGAAAATCGTCAATGGCGTACATATGACCGATGATCAAAGCTATGTCATAGAGCAGTTCTTTCAAATTATTGAAGATTATAAGCCTGATCTGATTATAAACGCTGGTGATATTTATGATCGTGCGATACCACCAAAAGAAGCGGTCGATTTATTAGATCAAACTTTAACGAGATTAATGACAGATTTTAAAATACCAACTTTAATGATTTCAGGCAATCATGATAGTCCAGATCGACTACATTTTGGTAGTCAGCTATTTCGCGATCATCAATTATATATACAGTCGAAATTTGTGTTACCAATTGAACCGATAACGATTTATGATCGATTTGGACCTGTTCATTTTTATTTAATTCCATATTTTGAACCTGCTGATGTTCAAAAATATTATCCAGATGAAGAAATCACTACACATCAAATTGCAATGGAATCAGTCATTCAGTCAATAAAAGAAAGTCTGAATCCAAATGAACGACATGTATGTGTAGCGCATGCCTTTTTAGCAGGTGGTATGTCGTCTGATTCTGAAGACCGTTTATCAATGATTGGTGGTAGCCCATATATAGAAGTTAGTCTATTTAAAGACTTTAATTATGTTGCATTAGGTCATCTTCATCAACCGCAAAAAATTAGTTCTGACCACATTCAATATAGTGGATCACTGTTAAAATATTCATTTTCAGAAGCAAACCAAACAAAATCAATGACAATAATTGAACTCGATGACCAAGGTGAGATCAGCCTTGAACGAATTCCGCTGAAACCAAAGCACGATCTTCGTGTTTTAACTGATTATTTTGATCAATTACTTAATGGTCCAGAATACGAAGCGTCCGAAGATTATTTACATATTCAATTGTTAGACGATGGACAAATTCTTGATCCCATTACACAGTTAAGAAAGAAATTCCCGAATATATTGCGACTCGAAAAGATAACTAAACAATCTGCCCGAGGATTAAATGAGCTTGAACGAATGAAACAAAGACAAAAACGTTCTGAATTAGAATTGTTCGAAGACTTTTACTTTGAACTCACTGATCAACGACTGACGGAAAAGAGAAAACAAATGCTTCAATCAGTAATTAATCAAATCAATCAAAAGGAAAGGGAACAATAA
- a CDS encoding AAA family ATPase, translating into MRVINLTFVAFGPFKEKQTIDFTRLGNESIFLITGPTGAGKTTIFDAICYALYGRASGSDRDHDNLRSDFASVEDHTEVSLTFAIKDTTYIINRKPKQLRPKSRGEGFVEEPQSASLYQIRDEESHLITSRIKDVNETIENIIGLDYDQFLKMIMIPQGEFRKLISENSNEREKILQKIFRTHVYQSITNTLITKSKDMMQQLKTFQNQITDQLSFVEWDVDEVIREQWTQDEEINQLKLLINHLDTNHQIATENYQKQKAALADAESYYHEQMKLNDEFQRLNDAINKKTELEQQAEMINGLRDKFQLAEKAAKLEVYEEQLNIRTEEAELETTKLNQLEQELKGIQENYTQSKAQFEKIQVTYPEKLKEQEILREEQRQTEAWVKYIDLESKLGAQQQIHDRLTKQLNVEKANYEQLKLTLNQTNQQLDKQIEHKEESLKLTHEYTLANESLKKAQQLKKNYVELVELEKITDKLSFKSQQLEQELKDCQDNLQAYEKNYQQHVASHLASQLKEGEHCPVCGSIDHPMLAIATHDPVHDQEKEILISKKEHIEEQISKFKSQWIDHQADYRIMEQSVIELSKLFDQNYEDITEETIEQILNSAQDKVKELTLKIQQIEESVKLNQSLKETKSQLNKQLSEIERVIEQQAAEVNKVVQDISRLEGEMNSYKQYKPDTELSFQEWELKLNDQQDKLEKWFSNYTEHEKLLNQLTDQVNTLKARYETQKQFTEQLQRNQLTAKNTFKEQLRRVGFKDYQTYSLAKLKEDERQQLDVQIKQYDASVNELNTTIHTLESKLKDFKQPNLTEIEQQLEKIKNEHETSIRLLEQLAEKHSRHLKILNKALDLKEAYTELDQDYRDMSALAEMANGDNHLKLSFERYVLSAFLEEILYQANLRLNQLTDQRYELKISDKLAKHGAKSGLDLEVFDQHTGKQRSIKTLSGGEGFQTSLCLALGMADVVQAHAGGVQLDTLFIDEGFGTLDEITLEQAINTLKALQQSNRVLGIISHVNQLKEEIHAKLEITSTPNGSFARFNL; encoded by the coding sequence ATGAGAGTAATTAACTTAACATTTGTAGCATTTGGACCCTTTAAAGAGAAACAAACGATTGATTTTACACGACTAGGAAATGAATCAATTTTCTTAATTACTGGTCCAACAGGAGCTGGAAAAACAACAATTTTTGATGCCATATGCTATGCCTTATATGGTCGAGCTAGTGGAAGCGATCGTGATCACGATAATTTGAGAAGTGACTTTGCTTCTGTTGAAGATCATACGGAAGTTAGTTTAACATTTGCGATTAAAGATACGACTTATATAATTAACCGAAAACCTAAACAACTACGCCCGAAAAGTCGTGGTGAAGGTTTTGTTGAAGAACCACAATCAGCAAGTCTTTATCAAATAAGAGATGAAGAATCGCATTTAATCACGAGTCGAATTAAAGATGTCAATGAAACGATAGAAAATATTATTGGACTCGATTATGATCAGTTTTTAAAAATGATTATGATCCCACAAGGTGAGTTTAGAAAGCTAATCAGTGAAAATAGTAACGAACGAGAAAAAATTCTACAAAAAATCTTTCGAACTCATGTTTATCAGAGCATCACAAATACATTAATAACAAAGTCAAAGGATATGATGCAGCAATTAAAAACATTCCAAAACCAAATAACTGATCAACTTAGTTTTGTTGAATGGGATGTAGATGAAGTCATTAGAGAACAGTGGACACAAGATGAAGAAATCAATCAATTAAAACTATTGATTAACCACTTGGATACAAATCATCAAATAGCAACCGAAAATTATCAAAAACAAAAAGCAGCTCTAGCTGATGCCGAATCATATTATCATGAACAAATGAAATTAAATGATGAATTTCAAAGACTAAATGACGCGATTAATAAGAAAACTGAGTTAGAACAGCAAGCAGAAATGATTAATGGCTTGAGGGATAAATTTCAACTAGCTGAAAAAGCAGCCAAGTTAGAAGTGTATGAAGAACAACTTAATATAAGAACAGAAGAAGCTGAATTAGAAACAACAAAGCTAAATCAATTAGAACAAGAGCTCAAAGGTATACAAGAAAATTACACTCAAAGCAAAGCACAGTTTGAAAAAATCCAAGTAACTTATCCTGAAAAATTAAAAGAGCAAGAGATTTTACGGGAGGAGCAACGTCAGACAGAAGCATGGGTAAAATATATTGATTTAGAATCAAAGCTTGGAGCCCAACAACAAATCCATGATCGTTTGACTAAGCAACTTAATGTAGAAAAGGCCAATTATGAACAGCTCAAACTAACCCTAAATCAGACGAATCAACAGCTAGATAAACAAATTGAGCATAAAGAAGAATCACTAAAGTTAACTCATGAATATACTTTAGCAAACGAAAGCTTAAAAAAAGCACAACAGCTCAAGAAAAATTATGTTGAGCTAGTCGAGCTAGAAAAAATTACCGATAAATTATCATTTAAGAGTCAACAGCTTGAACAGGAACTAAAGGACTGTCAAGATAACTTACAAGCGTATGAAAAAAATTATCAGCAGCATGTGGCAAGTCACCTAGCTTCACAATTAAAAGAAGGAGAGCATTGCCCTGTTTGTGGATCGATAGATCATCCAATGTTAGCAATTGCGACTCACGATCCAGTCCATGATCAAGAGAAAGAAATATTAATTAGTAAAAAGGAACATATAGAAGAACAAATTAGCAAATTTAAAAGTCAATGGATAGATCATCAAGCTGATTATCGCATCATGGAACAATCCGTAATTGAACTATCTAAATTGTTTGATCAAAATTACGAAGATATAACAGAAGAAACAATTGAACAAATCTTAAATTCAGCTCAAGATAAAGTTAAAGAGCTGACACTAAAAATACAACAGATTGAAGAATCAGTTAAACTAAACCAATCATTGAAAGAGACAAAGTCACAGCTAAATAAACAATTATCAGAGATTGAACGAGTAATTGAACAACAAGCAGCTGAAGTAAATAAAGTAGTGCAAGATATCTCAAGATTAGAAGGTGAGATGAATAGCTACAAGCAATACAAACCCGATACGGAGTTAAGTTTTCAAGAGTGGGAATTAAAATTAAACGATCAGCAAGACAAACTAGAAAAATGGTTTAGCAACTACACTGAGCACGAAAAATTACTGAATCAACTGACTGATCAAGTAAATACGTTAAAAGCACGATACGAAACGCAAAAACAGTTTACAGAGCAACTGCAAAGAAACCAATTAACTGCCAAGAATACATTCAAAGAGCAGTTAAGAAGAGTTGGATTTAAAGATTACCAAACATATTCTCTTGCTAAGTTAAAAGAAGACGAGCGTCAACAATTGGATGTTCAAATTAAACAATATGACGCATCAGTCAATGAGCTAAATACAACGATTCATACATTGGAAAGTAAGTTAAAAGACTTCAAACAACCAAATCTAACAGAGATAGAACAACAATTAGAGAAAATTAAAAACGAGCATGAAACGTCTATTCGTTTATTAGAACAATTAGCTGAAAAGCACAGTAGGCATTTAAAGATATTGAATAAAGCATTAGACTTAAAAGAGGCATATACTGAATTAGATCAAGATTACCGTGATATGTCGGCATTAGCTGAGATGGCAAATGGTGATAATCATTTGAAGTTGTCTTTTGAACGATATGTGTTATCAGCATTTTTAGAGGAAATTTTATATCAAGCCAACTTACGGCTTAATCAGCTAACAGATCAACGATATGAGCTAAAAATCAGTGATAAGCTGGCTAAACACGGTGCGAAAAGTGGTCTAGATTTAGAAGTATTTGATCAACATACTGGTAAACAACGATCGATTAAGACGCTATCAGGTGGGGAAGGCTTTCAAACATCACTATGTTTAGCACTAGGCATGGCAGATGTTGTTCAAGCACATGCAGGTGGGGTTCAATTAGATACATTATTTATTGATGAAGGTTTTGGAACACTTGATGAGATTACACTTGAACAAGCAATTAACACATTAAAAGCATTACAACAATCAAACAGAGTATTAGGAATAATTTCACACGTCAATCAACTAAAAGAAGAGATTCATGCAAAATTGGAGATTACTTCAACACCTAATGGTTCATTTGCTAGATTTAATTTATAA
- a CDS encoding DUF2584 domain-containing protein, translating to MSMPITFEWVLVTEGKQERVPDQPNSYKITLDGYHLFPIEQTIEIKRHKEKGHIGFGEILELRWHKQQTTCIYRLTSLQSVN from the coding sequence ATGTCAATGCCGATTACTTTTGAATGGGTACTTGTTACAGAAGGTAAGCAAGAACGCGTTCCTGATCAACCAAATAGTTATAAAATTACGCTTGATGGCTATCATTTATTTCCCATCGAACAGACTATTGAGATTAAACGTCATAAAGAAAAAGGACATATCGGATTTGGTGAGATCCTTGAATTACGTTGGCATAAGCAACAAACTACTTGCATCTATCGACTGACTTCTCTTCAAAGCGTCAATTAG
- the vrrA gene encoding VrrA/YqfQ family protein: MKQMPVNYHTPMPFQPMRPMQPRWSPYQTLGQQAIQHTQQIGSASTKSSSSGLLGLLKKLNPSGGGLFETLDKIQHFLKMSQSIAPKIQEYAPLIKNLPTMLELMKEFEDDDEGETNEVANSDLAENTDGDTDLLDQILGIEEVEEVKEEPKTTKKQEAVAIKIEDKNTKGDNLFKIETMSEENNVNYHAPMLFV; this comes from the coding sequence ATGAAACAAATGCCTGTAAATTATCATACTCCAATGCCATTCCAACCTATGAGACCAATGCAACCACGATGGTCACCTTATCAAACTCTTGGACAACAAGCTATTCAACATACACAGCAAATTGGTTCAGCCTCTACTAAAAGTTCTAGTTCAGGTTTATTAGGCTTATTGAAAAAATTAAATCCCTCTGGTGGTGGATTATTTGAAACTTTAGATAAGATTCAACATTTCTTAAAGATGTCTCAATCAATTGCTCCAAAAATTCAAGAGTACGCACCACTGATAAAGAATTTACCAACGATGCTGGAACTGATGAAAGAGTTTGAAGATGATGATGAAGGGGAAACTAATGAAGTAGCAAACAGTGATCTTGCTGAGAATACTGATGGCGATACAGATCTACTTGATCAAATTTTAGGTATAGAAGAAGTAGAAGAAGTAAAAGAAGAACCAAAAACAACAAAAAAGCAAGAAGCGGTAGCAATCAAAATTGAAGACAAGAATACCAAGGGCGATAATTTATTTAAAATTGAAACGATGTCTGAAGAGAATAATGTAAACTATCATGCACCTATGCTATTTGTTTGA
- the msrB gene encoding peptide-methionine (R)-S-oxide reductase MsrB codes for MSMNNHAIATFAGGCFWCMVEPFDEQPGIISVISGYTGGNKEHPTYEEVASHTTGHYEAVQITYDPNLFPYEKLVELFWQQIDPTDAGGQFNDRGESYQTAIFYHNEEQKEIAEKSKKALAASGKFDRPIVTKILPAKTFYRAEDNHQDYYKKNRFHYQLYKKGSGREDFINQHWKPKFSQAELKKKLTPIQYHVTKENGTERPFENEYYDLEEDGIYVDIISGEPLFSSLDKYDAGCGWPSFTKPINKNELEELLDTSYGMRRIEVRSKTADSHLGHIFDDGPIEQGGMRYCINSAAMRFIPKDKLEAEGYGRYKRLFDK; via the coding sequence ATGTCAATGAATAATCATGCGATCGCTACATTTGCTGGTGGTTGTTTTTGGTGTATGGTTGAGCCGTTTGATGAACAACCAGGTATTATTTCAGTCATTTCTGGTTACACTGGGGGAAATAAAGAGCACCCAACTTATGAAGAGGTAGCTAGTCATACAACAGGTCATTATGAAGCGGTACAAATCACATATGATCCAAATCTTTTTCCATATGAGAAGTTAGTAGAATTATTTTGGCAACAAATTGATCCCACAGATGCTGGAGGTCAATTTAACGACCGTGGGGAATCATATCAAACAGCTATCTTTTATCACAATGAAGAACAAAAAGAAATAGCAGAAAAATCAAAAAAAGCATTAGCAGCATCGGGGAAATTTGATCGACCGATTGTTACGAAGATACTACCGGCGAAGACCTTTTATCGTGCTGAAGATAATCATCAAGACTACTATAAGAAAAATCGATTCCATTACCAGCTTTATAAGAAGGGCTCTGGTCGAGAGGACTTTATTAATCAACATTGGAAGCCAAAGTTTTCTCAAGCAGAATTAAAGAAGAAATTAACGCCGATTCAGTACCATGTGACAAAAGAAAATGGAACTGAACGTCCGTTCGAGAATGAATATTACGATCTAGAGGAAGATGGTATTTACGTTGATATTATAAGTGGTGAACCATTATTCTCTTCATTGGATAAATATGATGCCGGCTGTGGTTGGCCAAGCTTCACTAAACCAATTAATAAAAATGAATTAGAAGAATTATTAGATACATCATATGGTATGAGACGAATAGAGGTAAGAAGCAAAACTGCTGATAGTCATTTAGGGCATATTTTTGATGATGGTCCTATTGAACAAGGTGGTATGCGATATTGTATTAACTCAGCTGCGATGAGATTTATTCCTAAGGATAAATTAGAAGCAGAGGGCTATGGAAGGTATAAACGTTTATTTGATAAATAG
- a CDS encoding DUF6501 family protein: MIHKNWENKDTIKTIKCVHADAKKFVVNNMLTPGKSYPVKNETDEFYFIIDNSNRIGGFKKEYFTELN, translated from the coding sequence TTGATTCATAAAAATTGGGAAAATAAAGATACCATTAAAACAATCAAGTGTGTGCATGCAGACGCAAAGAAATTTGTAGTCAACAATATGCTAACACCAGGTAAGAGTTACCCAGTAAAAAATGAGACCGATGAATTTTATTTTATCATTGACAATTCTAACCGGATTGGCGGTTTCAAAAAAGAATACTTCACAGAATTGAATTAA
- a CDS encoding histidine phosphatase family protein: protein MKKLVLIRHCQAEGRHRDSPLTYHGINQAHRLAEFLEEKDYQIDKVFSSPYMRSLETIRPYSLKTGVKIVVDSRLSERILSSEPVEDWLDAIETSFEDLDYALPGGESSNDALNRVLELIEEIKQDEDDCETVAFVTHGNLLSILLRHFDHSYGFKQWRLLRKPDVFIIEYDQENCQLQHIW, encoded by the coding sequence ATGAAGAAGCTCGTTTTGATTAGACATTGTCAAGCTGAAGGCCGGCATAGAGATTCACCTCTAACATACCATGGGATAAACCAAGCCCATCGCTTGGCTGAATTCTTAGAAGAAAAGGATTATCAGATTGATAAAGTCTTTTCTAGCCCTTATATGCGTTCACTCGAAACAATTAGGCCCTATTCTTTAAAAACCGGGGTTAAAATCGTGGTGGATTCACGCTTGTCAGAACGCATTCTAAGCTCAGAGCCTGTTGAGGATTGGCTAGATGCTATTGAAACTTCTTTTGAGGACTTGGATTATGCTTTGCCAGGTGGAGAATCTTCTAATGATGCACTTAACCGTGTATTAGAATTAATAGAGGAAATTAAACAAGATGAAGATGACTGTGAAACTGTTGCTTTTGTAACACATGGTAATTTACTATCAATACTTTTGAGGCATTTTGATCATAGCTATGGATTTAAACAGTGGCGATTATTAAGAAAACCTGATGTTTTTATTATTGAGTATGATCAAGAAAATTGTCAGCTTCAACATATTTGGTAA
- a CDS encoding indolepyruvate ferredoxin oxidoreductase subunit alpha — translation MAFVITSPCIGEKYGECAEVCPVDCIEEGEEMFYIDPDLCIDCGACEAVCPVEAIFMESEVPDEEHEYIALNRRFFEEK, via the coding sequence ATGGCATTTGTCATTACATCACCGTGTATTGGAGAGAAATACGGTGAGTGTGCAGAAGTTTGTCCAGTGGATTGTATTGAAGAAGGGGAAGAGATGTTTTACATTGATCCAGATCTTTGTATTGATTGTGGAGCTTGTGAAGCGGTTTGCCCTGTCGAGGCAATCTTTATGGAAAGTGAAGTTCCTGATGAGGAACATGAATACATTGCATTAAACCGTCGTTTTTTTGAAGAAAAATAA
- a CDS encoding acylphosphatase, producing the protein MAKLHAHMIISGRVQGVGFRFTTLQLADKYGITGWVRNLPDSTVEIEAEGKAEQLYQFIDQIKAGPSRVAKVRNVELSISDQLINYRTFNLKH; encoded by the coding sequence ATGGCGAAGTTACATGCACATATGATTATTTCTGGTCGGGTCCAAGGAGTTGGATTTCGTTTTACAACGTTGCAGCTCGCTGATAAATATGGTATTACTGGTTGGGTTAGAAATTTGCCTGATAGTACTGTTGAAATAGAAGCAGAAGGAAAAGCTGAGCAGTTATATCAATTTATTGATCAGATTAAAGCAGGACCAAGTCGAGTTGCTAAAGTTAGAAACGTAGAACTTTCAATTTCTGATCAGTTAATTAATTATCGAACGTTTAATTTAAAACATTAA
- a CDS encoding iron chaperone has product MNTFSDFLAKIDNVNHRERTEAILDWILKTFPNLKPEIKWNQPMFTDHGTYIIGFSTAKKHLAVAPEEVTIAKFSDQIKNSGYSHTKGLFRIGWEQEVDYKLLEEIIKFNIEDKLDTTTFWR; this is encoded by the coding sequence ATCAATACTTTTTCTGATTTTTTAGCAAAAATTGATAACGTAAATCACCGTGAAAGAACTGAAGCAATATTAGACTGGATATTGAAGACATTTCCAAACTTAAAACCAGAAATTAAATGGAATCAACCAATGTTTACTGATCATGGCACATATATTATAGGCTTTAGTACTGCAAAAAAACATTTAGCTGTTGCTCCTGAGGAAGTAACGATTGCTAAATTCTCAGATCAAATTAAGAATTCTGGATACTCTCACACTAAAGGGCTATTTCGAATTGGGTGGGAACAGGAAGTTGATTATAAGTTACTTGAAGAGATAATTAAATTTAATATTGAGGATAAATTAGATACAACTACATTTTGGCGCTAA
- a CDS encoding peptidase U32 family protein produces MTLYIPELQASARNIDEVKRLALAGADALLIGHQQFANRVPGDFELSDIREATEWLHNQGKKVYVRVNAIYHNQHLTELPSYLKELEEINVDGIIAGDQSIYQILSDINSSLPLTWDPETLSTNYQTLNFWANRGLKRATLSNELSLTAVFEMKEKVNFPINIQVHGMTNIFHSKRKLIRNYYNQIDQAYDSTVQRYIKENKKPETHYPIFEDVNGTHIMSNEDLAMIEYLDQILDAKIDGLYIEGILKTIDYNEQIVSLYREAIDTYLDDPAAYALKKADYKQAIDEIQPESRRLNTGFYFKEQIY; encoded by the coding sequence ATGACGTTATATATACCTGAATTACAAGCATCTGCAAGAAATATTGATGAAGTAAAACGATTAGCTCTTGCTGGTGCTGATGCATTATTAATTGGTCATCAACAATTTGCTAACCGTGTACCTGGCGATTTTGAACTGTCTGACATTCGTGAGGCAACCGAATGGCTTCATAACCAAGGTAAGAAAGTATATGTTAGGGTCAATGCGATTTACCACAATCAACATTTAACCGAATTACCAAGTTATTTAAAAGAGTTAGAAGAAATCAATGTTGATGGCATTATTGCAGGAGATCAATCTATTTATCAAATTTTATCTGATATTAATAGTTCTTTACCTCTAACTTGGGATCCAGAAACATTATCAACGAACTATCAAACATTGAATTTCTGGGCTAATAGAGGTTTAAAACGAGCAACATTATCTAATGAGCTGTCTTTAACTGCTGTGTTTGAGATGAAAGAGAAAGTTAATTTTCCAATTAATATTCAAGTTCACGGTATGACTAATATTTTTCATTCTAAGCGAAAGTTAATTAGAAACTACTACAATCAAATCGATCAAGCATATGATTCAACCGTTCAACGTTATATTAAAGAAAATAAGAAGCCCGAAACTCATTATCCAATATTTGAAGACGTAAATGGCACACACATTATGAGTAATGAGGACTTAGCAATGATTGAGTATCTTGATCAAATTCTTGATGCGAAGATTGACGGACTGTATATTGAGGGGATCCTTAAGACAATAGATTACAATGAGCAAATTGTTTCATTATACCGAGAAGCAATTGATACTTATTTAGATGATCCAGCAGCTTATGCGCTTAAAAAAGCAGACTATAAGCAAGCTATTGATGAAATTCAACCAGAGAGTCGTAGACTTAACACCGGATTCTATTTTAAAGAACAGATTTATTAA